Proteins encoded within one genomic window of Microbacterium sp. LKL04:
- a CDS encoding ABC transporter substrate-binding protein, with protein MSTASRRARRLVPALAALGVGALALAACGPAGSPSSGESTGEFTYLGQTENTTIVGTLETLSKDQCAAEEKAAPLKADDIAGTQWDQQLQLLASQDGLSSMSMAAGTPSLMSQFIDAGQVLNLSETLDELGVADRIQPAAESTIKALYGDGSLYALPTEFNIEGFWYNKELLSDNGVEVPETWDDLVSAAETLDAAGVQPFSAAGKDGWPVTRLVGDYIFRDLGADALQKVADGEAKLTDPEYVAAADAVAELGKAGYFGDAVGSVDYNAAMNTFLTGKAAFFYMGSWALANFADEAQNQIGGPDNIGFARFPAVDGGAGSIDEIPANVGIPVMFAQKNYGDDTGAWIKCIAENYGDTVLADSGVVSGFVVDNPPADLPSTTQAVQAEIEAAPSSVLWFEALFSSEGTSVSQTNGGGLATGSVSGQQFMELVQAANDKG; from the coding sequence GTGTCCACAGCATCGCGGCGCGCCCGTCGCCTCGTTCCTGCTCTCGCCGCTCTCGGCGTAGGCGCTCTCGCGCTTGCGGCCTGTGGTCCGGCCGGAAGCCCGTCTTCCGGGGAGTCGACCGGCGAGTTCACCTACCTCGGTCAGACCGAGAACACGACGATCGTCGGCACCCTCGAGACACTGTCCAAAGACCAGTGCGCAGCCGAGGAGAAGGCGGCTCCGCTGAAGGCGGACGACATCGCCGGTACGCAGTGGGACCAGCAGCTCCAGTTGTTGGCCAGCCAGGATGGCCTGTCGAGCATGTCGATGGCAGCGGGAACCCCCTCTCTGATGAGCCAGTTCATCGACGCAGGCCAGGTTCTGAACCTGTCCGAGACCCTCGATGAGCTCGGTGTGGCGGATCGCATCCAGCCCGCAGCCGAGTCGACGATCAAGGCTCTGTACGGTGACGGCAGCCTCTACGCCCTCCCGACCGAGTTCAACATCGAGGGTTTCTGGTACAACAAGGAGCTTCTCTCCGACAACGGCGTCGAGGTCCCGGAGACCTGGGACGACCTCGTTTCGGCAGCTGAAACCCTCGATGCCGCCGGCGTCCAGCCCTTCAGCGCGGCGGGCAAGGACGGCTGGCCCGTCACCCGTCTGGTCGGCGACTACATCTTCCGCGACCTGGGCGCCGACGCGCTCCAGAAGGTCGCCGACGGAGAAGCGAAGCTGACCGACCCCGAGTATGTCGCAGCCGCTGACGCCGTCGCCGAGCTCGGGAAAGCCGGATACTTCGGCGACGCGGTCGGGTCTGTCGACTACAACGCCGCGATGAACACCTTCCTGACCGGCAAGGCCGCCTTCTTCTACATGGGCAGCTGGGCCCTGGCGAACTTCGCCGACGAAGCCCAGAACCAGATCGGCGGACCGGACAACATCGGATTCGCCCGCTTCCCTGCCGTCGACGGCGGCGCCGGCAGCATCGACGAGATCCCGGCCAACGTCGGCATCCCCGTGATGTTCGCGCAGAAGAACTACGGCGACGACACCGGCGCGTGGATCAAGTGCATCGCCGAGAACTACGGCGACACCGTGCTTGCCGACAGCGGTGTCGTATCCGGTTTCGTCGTCGACAACCCGCCGGCAGACCTCCCCTCGACCACTCAGGCCGTCCAGGCCGAGATCGAGGCGGCGCCCTCGAGCGTGCTCTGGTTCGAGGCGCTGTTCAGTTCGGAGGGCACCAGCGTCAGCCAGACCAACGGAGGCGGTCTCGCCACGGGCTCGGTCTCCGGTCAGCAGTTCATGGAACTGGTCCAGGCAGCCAACGACAAGGGCTGA
- a CDS encoding carbohydrate ABC transporter permease — protein sequence MNKVLGDKRAIFVLVGPALLVYSLIMLIPIVWSLFYTVQDGNPITGFEFNGVDNFVTFFQDPAAWNAIGFTLMYAAILTVLQVGVGYLLALMYVFWLRKASGLIRTIVFFPVVLPTVAVALLFQRLFEAAPTTGPVNSLLNAFGLESVDWFGTPGAAFWIIILMDLWRSMGFYAVLLYAGLVDIPDELLESARIDGAAGWKLVRTIVLPLSLPVLLSSLIFSINGTLKVFDTVVALTNGGPGSATTPLTLYMFRTSFTYGQYGYGSTIALMLTILCLLFTVFIFRSTRRDLTKES from the coding sequence ATGAACAAAGTCCTGGGCGACAAGCGCGCCATCTTCGTCCTCGTAGGCCCAGCCCTGTTGGTCTACTCCCTGATCATGCTGATCCCGATCGTGTGGTCGCTCTTCTACACGGTTCAGGACGGTAACCCCATCACGGGGTTCGAGTTCAACGGCGTCGACAACTTCGTCACGTTCTTCCAGGACCCCGCCGCGTGGAACGCCATCGGATTCACCCTGATGTACGCCGCGATCCTGACGGTCCTCCAGGTGGGCGTCGGCTACCTGCTTGCGCTGATGTACGTCTTTTGGCTGAGGAAGGCGTCGGGCCTCATCCGGACGATCGTCTTCTTCCCGGTCGTTCTTCCGACCGTCGCCGTCGCTCTCCTGTTCCAGCGGCTCTTCGAAGCAGCACCCACCACAGGCCCCGTGAACTCCCTGCTCAACGCCTTCGGGCTGGAGTCGGTGGACTGGTTCGGGACGCCGGGAGCCGCTTTCTGGATCATCATCCTGATGGACCTGTGGCGGTCGATGGGGTTCTACGCCGTGCTCCTGTACGCAGGCCTCGTCGACATCCCCGACGAGCTCCTCGAATCCGCACGCATCGACGGTGCCGCTGGGTGGAAGCTCGTCCGGACCATCGTCCTACCCCTGTCGCTGCCGGTGCTGCTGTCCTCGCTGATCTTCAGCATCAACGGCACCCTCAAAGTCTTCGACACCGTCGTAGCGCTCACCAACGGCGGTCCAGGCAGCGCCACCACCCCGCTCACCCTCTACATGTTCCGCACGTCCTTCACCTACGGCCAGTACGGGTACGGAAGCACGATCGCGCTCATGCTCACCATCCTCTGCCTCCTGTTTACCGTGTTCATCTTCCGGTCAACGCGCCGCGACCTCACGAAGGAGAGCTGA
- a CDS encoding carbohydrate ABC transporter permease codes for MTTTSLLVSGKRLETATRPPARRRRGPKDFFGRLPLRIGIAILLIIEIYPMVWMLLGSFKTQNEFLNEPFWALPSSFGFENYVEVFTTGEFGKYVLNSVIAVFPSLAIILVFGAAAGFALEVMVWKGRGTVLLLFLAGIMVPAQMILLPLFTIYFRTGLNGSLWPLILTYTAIGMPLTVFMMATFFRAVPREIFEASTLDGANIFRSFWSVGLPLVRNALFTVGLVQFFFLWNDLLIALTFTNSSDLRTIQVGLLNFTGQYGAVQYGPTFAAIAVNVFGTLLIYLFLNQQVMKGLTAGSVKG; via the coding sequence ATGACGACCACCAGCCTGCTGGTATCCGGCAAGCGACTCGAGACCGCGACGCGACCCCCCGCTCGCCGCCGTCGAGGCCCGAAGGACTTCTTCGGACGTCTCCCCCTACGGATCGGCATCGCGATCCTCCTGATCATCGAGATCTACCCGATGGTCTGGATGCTGCTCGGTTCCTTCAAAACGCAGAACGAGTTCCTCAATGAGCCGTTCTGGGCGCTCCCGAGCTCGTTCGGCTTCGAGAACTACGTCGAGGTGTTCACGACCGGGGAGTTCGGCAAGTACGTCCTCAACAGCGTGATCGCCGTCTTCCCATCCCTCGCGATCATCCTCGTGTTCGGCGCCGCAGCTGGCTTCGCTCTCGAGGTAATGGTGTGGAAAGGACGGGGCACGGTCCTGCTCCTCTTCCTTGCCGGGATCATGGTTCCGGCTCAGATGATCCTGCTGCCGCTGTTCACGATCTACTTCCGGACGGGCCTGAACGGATCGCTCTGGCCGCTGATCCTCACCTACACGGCGATCGGCATGCCGCTGACCGTCTTCATGATGGCCACGTTCTTCCGAGCCGTGCCCCGCGAGATCTTCGAAGCCTCCACGCTCGATGGTGCCAATATCTTCCGGTCCTTCTGGTCCGTAGGCCTGCCGCTCGTGCGGAACGCGCTGTTCACCGTGGGACTCGTCCAGTTCTTCTTCCTCTGGAACGACCTGCTCATCGCGCTGACGTTCACCAACAGCAGCGATCTCCGTACGATCCAGGTCGGATTGCTCAACTTCACCGGCCAGTACGGAGCTGTCCAATACGGGCCTACCTTCGCCGCCATCGCCGTGAATGTCTTCGGCACCCTCCTCATCTACCTCTTCCTCAACCAGCAGGTCATGAAGGGCCTCACCGCAGGATCAGTGAAAGGCTGA
- a CDS encoding alpha-L-rhamnosidase encodes MTTITELWLENRRGGKTIGIGEAAPRISFTAVGPGPFDLRFAHDDGRVEMTAVSDTQLVAWPFAPLSAREGGELRAGSTEDALSVRVETGLGDDWNVDFVSPSVEADHEGPRPAWLLRATFDLARVPGDIARARVYATAHGVYELELNGARVGDDVLAPGWTSYGHRIRYQTHDVTDGLVGGTNVIGAWLADGWYRGHIGFDGGLWDIYGTDVALLAQLEVTTTDGTMHHIPLEWAWSASPITAVGLYEGETFDARLLPRGWSTRSFDAAAWSPVRVLPRADFTARIESPTALPVQQVETIAPVSAERRPNGRIRLDFGQNISGVIRIRVRAEAGRTVRLHHAEVIENGELGTRPLRGATSIDTYTTRGGGEEVYTPRFTIHGFQYAELENWPGELTDGDVEAVVIHTSMRQTAWFESSHPGLNKLHSNVQWSMRDNFVDLPTDCPQRDERVGWTGDIQVFAPTALRLFAAQGTLTGWLRDLAFEQAEQGHVPQFVPWIECGFPNFPTAAWGDAAVVVPWEMYLADGDTRILTEQYASMCAWVDLVDNLTGNSGLWNGGFQLGDWLDPTAPPEDPGKSHTDKYLVATAYHVRTARILADTAALLGKEEDAQRYAAIADRATRAFQDEFISGSGRVVSDTPTSIAVALVFDLFESEAQAGRAGRRLLELVEHSGFHISTGFVGTPIICDALVLAGSVDYAYHLLRQEELPSWLYPVSMGATTIWERWDSMLPDGNINPGDMTSFNHYALGAVASFLHETVAGLASDAPGWKQVRYQPRPGGGLTHASARYDSVRGTASIRWARDGDALTIRIQVPAASTGVVVLPGSGREIEVGPGEHTFTESFRPASDDPAAPVVGWRKPEPVDA; translated from the coding sequence ATGACCACCATCACCGAGCTCTGGCTCGAGAACAGGCGCGGCGGAAAGACGATCGGCATCGGAGAAGCGGCACCCCGCATCTCCTTCACCGCCGTCGGGCCCGGACCGTTCGACCTTCGCTTCGCGCACGACGACGGCCGCGTAGAGATGACCGCCGTTTCGGACACGCAGCTTGTCGCTTGGCCCTTTGCGCCGCTGAGCGCCCGGGAGGGCGGCGAACTGCGCGCCGGGTCCACCGAGGACGCCCTCTCGGTCCGGGTTGAGACAGGCCTCGGGGACGACTGGAACGTCGACTTCGTCTCACCTTCCGTCGAAGCGGACCACGAAGGGCCTCGCCCTGCATGGCTGTTGCGTGCAACCTTCGACCTCGCGCGAGTCCCCGGCGACATCGCCCGCGCCCGCGTGTACGCGACGGCGCACGGAGTCTACGAACTGGAACTCAACGGCGCGCGCGTCGGGGACGACGTCCTGGCACCCGGCTGGACCAGCTACGGCCACCGGATCCGCTATCAGACGCACGATGTCACCGACGGGCTCGTCGGCGGAACGAACGTCATCGGAGCCTGGCTCGCGGACGGCTGGTACAGAGGCCATATCGGCTTTGATGGCGGGCTGTGGGACATCTACGGCACCGACGTCGCCCTGCTCGCTCAGCTCGAGGTCACCACCACCGACGGCACCATGCATCACATTCCGCTGGAGTGGGCGTGGTCCGCGTCACCCATCACGGCGGTCGGCCTGTACGAAGGGGAAACCTTCGACGCGAGGCTCCTGCCGCGCGGCTGGTCGACGCGATCCTTCGACGCCGCTGCCTGGAGCCCGGTCCGGGTCCTGCCCCGCGCCGACTTCACCGCGCGCATCGAATCACCCACGGCCCTTCCCGTACAACAGGTCGAAACCATCGCGCCGGTGTCCGCGGAGCGTCGACCAAACGGTCGCATCCGCCTGGACTTCGGTCAGAACATCTCCGGCGTCATCCGGATCCGAGTACGAGCTGAAGCCGGCCGCACTGTGCGGCTCCATCACGCCGAAGTCATCGAGAACGGCGAACTCGGAACTCGACCGCTCCGCGGCGCCACGTCCATCGACACGTACACGACGCGCGGAGGCGGGGAAGAGGTCTACACGCCGCGGTTCACCATCCACGGGTTCCAGTACGCGGAACTGGAGAACTGGCCCGGCGAACTCACTGATGGGGACGTGGAAGCCGTGGTCATCCACACCAGCATGCGTCAGACGGCCTGGTTCGAGTCATCCCATCCCGGTCTGAACAAGCTCCACTCGAACGTGCAGTGGAGCATGCGCGACAACTTCGTCGACCTCCCCACCGACTGTCCGCAACGCGATGAGCGCGTCGGCTGGACCGGCGACATCCAGGTTTTCGCACCCACCGCGCTGCGCCTCTTCGCTGCTCAGGGAACTTTGACGGGATGGCTCAGGGATCTCGCCTTCGAGCAGGCCGAGCAAGGGCATGTGCCCCAGTTCGTGCCGTGGATCGAATGCGGTTTCCCCAACTTCCCGACAGCCGCGTGGGGAGACGCCGCGGTGGTCGTGCCGTGGGAGATGTACCTCGCCGACGGCGATACCCGGATCCTCACCGAGCAGTACGCGAGCATGTGCGCCTGGGTGGACCTGGTCGACAACCTCACCGGCAATAGCGGCCTCTGGAACGGCGGCTTCCAGCTCGGCGACTGGCTTGACCCCACCGCACCGCCGGAGGACCCGGGCAAGTCCCACACCGATAAGTACCTCGTAGCGACTGCCTACCACGTACGCACCGCACGCATCCTCGCGGACACCGCAGCGCTCCTCGGCAAAGAGGAGGACGCACAGCGATATGCGGCGATCGCCGATCGCGCCACACGTGCGTTCCAGGACGAGTTCATCTCCGGATCCGGTCGGGTTGTCAGCGACACACCCACGTCCATCGCCGTCGCCCTCGTGTTCGACCTCTTCGAGAGCGAGGCTCAGGCTGGACGGGCCGGAAGGCGGCTCCTCGAGCTGGTGGAGCATAGCGGGTTCCATATCTCCACGGGATTCGTAGGCACGCCCATCATCTGCGACGCGCTCGTCCTCGCAGGAAGTGTCGACTACGCGTACCACCTGCTTCGGCAGGAGGAGTTGCCGTCGTGGCTCTATCCGGTGTCGATGGGAGCCACCACTATCTGGGAGCGGTGGGACTCGATGCTGCCCGACGGCAACATCAACCCCGGCGACATGACCTCCTTCAACCACTACGCGCTGGGGGCCGTCGCCAGCTTCCTTCACGAGACCGTCGCCGGGCTCGCCAGCGATGCGCCCGGGTGGAAACAGGTGCGGTACCAGCCGCGACCCGGGGGCGGACTGACCCACGCATCCGCTCGCTATGACAGCGTCCGCGGCACCGCCTCCATCCGATGGGCGCGCGACGGGGACGCCCTGACCATCCGCATCCAGGTGCCCGCCGCCTCCACCGGTGTCGTCGTCCTACCCGGCAGCGGCCGGGAGATCGAGGTCGGTCCCGGCGAGCACACCTTCACCGAGTCATTCCGACCCGCCAGCGACGATCCGGCGGCACCGGTCGTCGGATGGCGCAAACCTGAACCCGTTGACGCCTGA
- a CDS encoding family 43 glycosylhydrolase, with protein sequence MQTSIKPGQVWLDTKGERIHAHGGSVITVDGVHYWYGENKEFSAPGSGIWHWGVRCYSSTDLYNWEDRGLIIPPVEDDEDSPLHPKQLVDRPHIIYNAETKKFVAWLKIMTKGSLQRSTVLVADDILGPYEIVRTWLKPLDMSAGDFDLVVDPHDGKGYYYFERVHSEMICADLTTDYTDVTGYYSTHFPQPQPPFVREAPAHLYRNRLHYLLTSGTTGYYPNPSEAAVSRSYHGPFEVLGDLHPTDESRTSFHSQISSVFKHPDKKDLYIAIADRWLPRYLDHGARAHDAFVEHFAPGKDGDEPMEEFADVDTTIADYVWLPIRFDGDRPVIEWRHEWTIEEFD encoded by the coding sequence ATGCAGACATCCATCAAGCCCGGCCAGGTGTGGCTCGACACCAAGGGCGAACGTATCCACGCGCACGGCGGCTCTGTGATCACCGTCGACGGTGTCCACTACTGGTACGGCGAGAACAAAGAGTTCTCCGCACCCGGAAGCGGTATCTGGCACTGGGGTGTCCGGTGCTACTCGTCGACCGACCTCTACAACTGGGAGGACCGCGGGCTGATCATCCCGCCGGTGGAAGACGATGAAGACTCTCCGCTGCACCCGAAGCAGCTCGTCGACCGGCCGCACATCATCTACAACGCCGAGACGAAGAAGTTCGTCGCGTGGCTCAAGATCATGACCAAGGGCTCACTACAGCGCTCGACCGTCCTGGTCGCCGACGACATCCTCGGACCATATGAGATCGTGCGCACCTGGTTGAAACCGTTGGACATGAGCGCCGGGGACTTTGATCTGGTCGTCGACCCGCACGACGGCAAGGGGTACTACTACTTCGAACGCGTGCACTCGGAGATGATCTGTGCCGATCTCACCACCGACTACACCGACGTCACCGGCTACTACTCCACCCACTTCCCGCAGCCGCAACCGCCTTTCGTCCGCGAAGCTCCCGCCCACCTGTACCGCAACCGGCTGCACTACCTCCTGACCTCGGGAACAACCGGGTACTACCCGAACCCGTCAGAAGCGGCCGTATCGCGCTCCTACCATGGTCCGTTCGAGGTGCTCGGAGACCTGCACCCGACCGACGAATCCCGCACCTCGTTCCACTCCCAGATCTCCTCCGTCTTCAAACACCCGGACAAGAAGGACCTCTACATCGCGATCGCCGACCGGTGGCTACCGAGGTACCTGGACCACGGCGCCCGCGCCCACGACGCGTTCGTCGAGCACTTCGCCCCTGGCAAGGACGGCGATGAGCCGATGGAAGAGTTCGCCGACGTCGACACGACCATCGCGGACTACGTCTGGCTGCCCATCCGCTTCGACGGCGACCGGCCCGTCATCGAATGGCGCCACGAATGGACCATCGAAGAGTTTGACTGA